Genomic segment of Mastomys coucha isolate ucsf_1 unplaced genomic scaffold, UCSF_Mcou_1 pScaffold5, whole genome shotgun sequence:
TATACAGTGGCCACAGAAGCCAGAACCCcctagaagtggagttacaggtggttgtgagccaacaatatgggtgctggggattgaaccaaccTCCTCTGAAATAGTAGCCATTgattttagccactgagccatctctctaccacatataaaatattactaGTATGAAACTGCTGCTTTACAGCCATGATCCATCACACCTGGcttgatttctaattttttgtTCAAGTTTTCAATTAACCTCTCTTATTCCCTacatccttcccttctcttcataCCACTTCCACTCTAACACAGTCCATCTTCTACAATACATATGATATTCATTGCACAGTGTTGTGTTAATCCAATTGTATATATTATGAGtcagttaaaattttaaagtatgtttaaaGTGATGTGCATCCTAGGCTATGTTTCTGCACTGTGGTACTGCTTTCTATTACCCAGCACAGCCATTGCTTCTTTCCTATGTCTCTTATATTTGATGTCATTGATACTGAGTATAAAatcatttctgtcttttaaactttcttttacaCAGAAGGAGGAAAGTCGCTTAATTTACAAATTATCTGTCTTGTCTATAATTCTATCATACCATGACAATGGGATTTCAGAGTTTATCAATGCAAACAGCCAATGCTGCCTTAACTatatggtaataataataataataataataataataataataataataacaaaccttaaaatatttattaaaaaggaaCATTTCAAAATTTGATGAGCTATATCCACTTTTGTAAatacagatgtgtgtgttgtgtgtgtgtatgtgtatgtgtatgtgtatgtgtgttcataaaaGTGCTTATGAAGATCAGGGTGTAGGAGATGAcataataatgaagaaataattgaaaggacaaaaaggagactgagaacagaaagaattcaatgtatgtgtgtttctattgAAGATTACACCCAGAATCAACTGGAGATGTTCCCCAGGCAATAAGAAGCCCTAGAGGAAAGATTGGTTACCATGGAGAggatgtgtgtgttttggggacaGCAGAGTATAAAAGCCTGGATTTATGTGTCATCACGTACCAAGGACAACTGAGGAAATAAATGGACCAAATTATTCCATGCCACAGTGAAGCAAAGAATATAACAATTAAAGATGTTTTTGTCCGACAGAAATGAGACAATAGTGGAATTGGTCTAGGATCTCATGCATGCTCACCCATTGCCCCTCCCTGTGAAATGGGAAGTTGCAGCCCCTCAGATTCTTCAGGCTGTGAAACAGAACCTTCTCTACATCCTTGAGAGTATCACAAGGGTAATCAACTCCATCCACTTTAAATGGATGGTTTACAAAGTAAAATATGAGACATGTATTAGGCATTACCAGCTTCTAGCACTTGTTCTTCTTCCCCCTCATCTTGTAGAAGTAAACTAAATTGAAAGGAAGCTAGTtaataataaatttcaaatattaaggTAAAAATTAGAAACGTGACACTATTATACAAAACAATTCTGCCAGGGAGTtacagaggaaaagcagagatgaGAGAAGGACAAGTTGCTGAGAAacaagtacatgggtgtgtggagatGGGAGTCCAGGTGGACGAGGACAATGATTAGCAGTTTTCCCAGGATGGTGGTGAGGTACACAGTTAGAAACAGGGTATAGAACAGGCGTGTGTGCTCTATGGGGAATGGGCAGACCCAGGAGAAGGAACTGAGTGAGGACagttttgttgttcattttccttttgttgtctatttgtTCAGGGTCTAGACTAGTGACAAAGGATGACATAAACTggaaaagaattacagaagagcTAAGAGCAAAAATTATATCAAATTCAGTATTGAAAAACTTGTAGAAGGAAGTTGGGTGGTGGAAGTATTTGTTACTGAGTGAGGTCAACCAATTTACTTAAATGATTCTAAATGAAATATCAGTGAACATGTAAGTTAGGGTAAAATGACAAGATGTTGCAGTAACTTAAGAGGAAACGAGATCATATTAGACAATACCTCAACCACTATGCATTTCCAGGATTGTTTATGCAAAGTAAGGACAAAGTTGTAGCTAGATATTAAAGACAATTGTTCCTACATTGACTACTGCACTAAACTTCTTCTCTTTCATGTATTGAACAGTTATGGAGCATGCCCTTCCTTGTAGGGCCTATGATGAGAGACAATATctgataaaaatattaatatcaataCATTTATCACATAAAATTAGATGATAATCCCAAGTGCTACCATTACAGAGAGATTTTCTTACTACAGATGACTCTTCTTAGGGCCCTCTTCATATCTCTGTTCCTCAGGCTATAGATGAAGGGGTTCAGCATGGGAGTCACCACTGTGTACATCATGGCCATGGCAATCTCCTCTATAGTGGAATTATTACCTGATGGACATAAGTAGAGACCAATAATTGTCCCATAAAACAAGGTCACTACAGACAGATGGGAACCACAGGTGGAGAAAACCTTATATATGCCTTGAGTAGATGGAACTTTAAGAATGGAGGAGATGATCCTTGCATAGGACATAACAATTAGGAGGAATGGAATAATAAAGATGAGTCCTCCCATAATAAGTATCATCAAATCATTGACATAAGTGTCTGAGCAGGACAGCTTTAGGAGAGCATATAAGTCACAGAAAAAATTGAGGATCACATTGTTCTCACAAAAAGACAATCTTGCTGCAAGCAGGGTGTGCATCATGGCATGTGATGCTGTCAGCATCCACAGTAGCAACACTAGACAAGTACAGACCTTGGGGCTCATGATGCTGGTGTaatgcagagggaagcagatggccacatagcggtcataggccatgacCATGAGAAGAAAGCTCTCCATATCTCCAAAAGCCATAAGGAAGTATATTTGTGCCAGGCATCCTGCATAGGGGATGGATGGGTCCTGGCTCTGCATATTCTGCAGCATTTTGGGCATCGTaacagaggaaaagcagagatcAGAGAAGGACAAGTTGCTGAGAAacaagtacatgggtgtgtggagatGAGAGTCCAGGTGAACAAGGACAATGATTAGCAGGTTTCCCAGGATGGTGGTGAGGTACATAGTTAGAAACAGGGTGTAGAACAGGTGTTTGTGCTCTAGGGGAATGGGCAGACCCAGGAGGAGGAACTGAGTGATGACagttttgttgttcattttcattcttcttctcCACTACTCTAATGAGAAAATATcagaatttcttaaaatataaaataaatatatatctaagATACACGTTCTACCACAATAGATGTGAGtcatcattttaattataaactCTAAACTCCTAATGTCTGTAAACATTACAATCATTAATGATTTTTCTCCAACTACCTTTTGCAGGTTTTTAATCTCTCATCCTTTCATAGACAGTTCCATGCCATGTCCACTAAGATATGAATGcttttctctcctacctcctGCTCATCCTGAGTAACTAATTTGTTCATTTGTAATTTgttcagttatttttatattgatgcttatgaacaatttttttttacaaactttaACATCATaattttttacaaatttaaagAAAGTCTCTCAGGCTTCAGTGTGTTATATTGCCACTTCAAACTCAGACCCTGTAACATATTTCTGCTCTGCTTTTAAGTAACCATCTTCTGTCCATTGCATATATGACAGGCATCAGAAGCTCCAAAGCCCCAAGTGAAGTCACGTCTTCAGTTTAATATCTACCAAAGCACTCCATGTTCCACCTTTCCAGTTACCCATAGTAcagtaaaataaattcaaaaattttTGGCAGAAATCTATGAATTTAGATCcgtttagttgttttttttctttttttctctctctcttttttttcgagacagggtttctctgtgtgtagccctggctgtcctggaattcactctgtagaccaggctggcctcgatctcagaaatccacctgcctctgcctcccaagtgctgggattaaaggcatgcgccaccaccgccctgcatcCATTTAGTTTTTATTACCTTGAACAGTTGTGATACATTACACAGAGTCTCTCTTCCATTCTCCTCTTATTTCATCCATTCGTTTTTGTAATCTTAATATCAATATATCAGGACCACATCTTGTCTTTACTACAATACAGAAGCAGACTCAGTCATGTTCATGTTCTCATGTCCCCTGGCCCTTCTCCTTAAACCTGCATTGTTTACACTGTCACATCCTAACAGAGGAGTTCCTTCATATCTTTTCTGATTTATGTTTCAAATTACCACTGTTGTTCTGAGGATAATGACAAAGCTCCTATCAGGCACACAGATGATCTTTCATTATCTCATCGGTGACAGTGGTATATCCCACACAATCCCACATGCTTTTCTCTCCTCATTCAATGCTATGGTAAATATCTTCATGTCCCACATTTTTAAGttgctccttccttcttctcttgccttttatttccttccttctgttttccctTTGTCTGGTTCATCCTCACCTCTATGCCAGGATTATTGCTTATCACATTCTCAGTTAAGTTTATTTTGTCTCTCTATAATGAGACATTAAGCCACGTGCTCTAGCAACCTCTACATATCCCATCCAATTAATACTTTGGTCACTGTGTTGATGTATCTTCCCATCAACTGTAAACTATATGCAGGAAGGAGCTCATATGCCTTCATTCTGTTTGGCTCTCTATAATCATTAACCTGAAACTAGGACCAATGATAGTCATGAGGCATAAATCTACCCAGTAAGTGTTTCTCAACTACTGCTCAAACTAATCCAGATTTCTTCAACTTCAAAGTTAGAAAAATTCCCTTTTAAATAGAAAGTCTGAATTAGAGATTAAAATTGTGGTTTTGCAGTGTTAGTGTTAATCATTAGCAATCTCATAATACTGGGGACTACAAATATGTTTTAATCCACAAAATATCATTGGTATTTGTTTAGAAAACAGATAGGATGAAAAATTTTACAAATTatgaaaaacaagcaacaaccTACTTTGAAATTTTCACTTGCAATATTCCTCAGATGACTATGCTGTATGTGATGGTGAATTTATGCATCAATTGGGTTAAACACTGATTGTGATTTGGAAAATTCCTACTTGCTATGCAGATAGTCTCTAAATGTCATTAAAAATCTAGACTTTGACAAAGGTAACTAACACTTCATCAGATGATGATCTTCATACATTCAGATGAAGGAATTGTGGGCAAAGTTCACTTAAGTGTAGAAAAATGATACATCTTCTGCTTTAGATAAAAGTCTGATTAAATAATGTCTACTTTTATCAGGGACTCCAATATTCTAGTCAGTTCTTCAAATGTTACCCTTATCAGTCTCTAATACCCCAATATCAGTCTGTATCCTAGTGACATGAcagggtgtgcacacacacacaaacacatacataaatttatgcatacacacatacatacacatgcaaatacactcatacacacacgcagaTACAAACACATGTAATTTTGCAGTTCTGGATGGCCCTAGCTAAAAAGTCTACTGTAGCTCTTAAAGCTTACAAAACAGGAGAAACTTCAAGTGATCTAAGCAACATTTTGTAAAATGCTATAATTGTGTATAACTTCTTACACCTTCAAAAACAGTCTTGTTTAATGCAGCTGACATCATGATTTGCAGACTTAAATATTATGGATTATCATTACAAAAGGTAAACCATGTAcgaaaaaaaatcatctactaGTTAAGATAATCTCCTTATATAGTCCAGAATGAGCTCAAAAATATAACAGACCTTCCTCTGTTTTCTGagcactgggatgacaggcagATTACACCATGcccaagtttctctttctctgtcattgAAACATATCTTTGTTTTATGAAAGCAAGTTTTGAAATATCAAATTCCAATGAAATCACCAGCAACTGTTAACACTGATGGATCAATGGACTTCAGAAACTTCTTTAACATATCTTCCTCAAATTAGACAGAATATGAAAACGATACTAATGTCATTCTCGATGTAAGTATATCCCATTGAAAATGATATATCATCTAGGTGTTCATGTAACTGTACAATGAAATATACTTAACCAATCTCAGTGCTGTCCAGATTCCAAACTTATATGCATGAGCACAAAATATTAGAAACATATCGCTTGATATATTCACTTATATTaccaatgaaataaatatttgtgaagaAATACAGTTAAAGTTAATAATTACCGTGGGGAGCACATTGTACAGAGATTGCTAAGACCCCACAGGTGGTAGTATAGGAAACAGCCATTCATCAACACAGCACTGAACTCTACCTCATAGGACTGCTCCTGttttgaaatggaaagaaaaaaatgacacaatGACTAACTTGAAAGAATGTATCAATATGAACGCTATACATGATGAACATGAAACAAATACTAACATAGTATGGGGAAATcttaggagagagaaaaagagaaagtatcaTATTTGGAAAACTATCCTGCGTAACAGAGAAATTTCAATTGACAGCAAGAAATCTGCTTATTTTCCTGACTGTACCCAGCTCTGCTGAAGCTGCGTCATAGTTTCTGCTTCATGATCCTGctcacctttattttatttgcagACACAAGAATAGCAGCCTCTGTACTCATCACCTATCTGCACCTTCCCTACCCACATCACCCTGTTGCTATCCTGTGCCTTATGTGCCCTATATCCCAGAGGAATCCAGATCCTGTAGAAGTCATTAAATACGTAAGAATTACTCAGGACCTTTCTGGGACCAATTTACCTCAGAGATCTCTAATGTAAACAAATTTTAGTCACTGATCACTATTTGTTACACTTAATAGAATGTAGAatttaaataacaataacaaacaaaactaatGCATAAATAGCAGCAACATATAAAAAAGCATGAAAAGATGTGTTTGCATTTCCTGTCCAGGTAATCTGCATGACTTCTGTTGACTGGAACTCActtagaggggaaagggaaaagtgTAACTGCGAAACACCCCACATTATCAGGAATTTTCTGATTATTAATGACTTAAAGTATCTCACAATACAAAATTTTACACAGGAAACCATCAGTAGTTTTTATGGTTTTGaatgtgagcctagcctttaactgctgagtcatctttccagcccatccAACAGTCATTTTAAAGCACCATGAGaccacagcaaacacacacactggaaaactTCTGAGAACAGTATCTCAATGCAACATGACTGTAAGAGGACTTGGGGCAGATATACAACTTTCTGAAAAAATTTAAA
This window contains:
- the LOC116077122 gene encoding olfactory receptor 1496-like — protein: MKMNNKTVITQFLLLGLPIPLEHKHLFYTLFLTMYLTTILGNLLIIVLVHLDSHLHTPMYLFLSNLSFSDLCFSSVTMPKMLQNMQSQDPSIPYAGCLAQIYFLMAFGDMESFLLMVMAYDRYVAICFPLHYTSIMSPKVCTCLVLLLWMLTASHAMMHTLLAARLSFCENNVILNFFCDLYALLKLSCSDTYVNDLMILIMGGLIFIIPFLLIVMSYARIISSILKVPSTQGIYKVFSTCGSHLSVVTLFYGTIIGLYLCPSGNNSTIEEIAMAMMYTVVTPMLNPFIYSLRNRDMKRALRRVICSKKISL